A single Vigna radiata var. radiata cultivar VC1973A chromosome 8, Vradiata_ver6, whole genome shotgun sequence DNA region contains:
- the LOC106771339 gene encoding probable L-type lectin-domain containing receptor kinase S.5, with product MIYINKGMMHHKHLKLRIGLQKSSHSLPFQNGNMQIPWIVKYHYAATLFFVTVALTKVTCFQFNFPSFPDDSNLLLLGSSRIFLDAIQVTLDSRGTIENYSGRALYRKPYQLWNQNQIASFNTTFVLRITPETTPGGEGLAFILTSDRTVPENSDGQWIGIVNATSNGTSQPGILAVEFDTRHNFKEDGPDNHVGININSINSIQQVSLINTRLSLSSGQDVKFHIQYINDTISVFCAMSGTSEESMETLLVSPPLNLSSFLQKEVYIGFSASTSNYTERNCVRSWEFSGDDIRDDDKSLLWVYVAVPIVIVSIIIGGLAIFFLRWQKTRHMEGPEDAYPRIEDQIKYSSMAPKKFRLRELTKATGGFSLQNKLGQGGFGTVYKGLLENKEVAVKRVSKNSRQGKQEFLAEVTTIGSLHHRNLVKLTGWCYENRELLLVYEFMPNGSLDKYLFXDKXCGXNYDFEGGYXITLDWETRXRVIHGVAQALDYLHDGXERXVLHRXIKASNIMLDSDYNAKLGXFGLARTIQKRNETHHSTKEIAGTPGYMAPETFLTGRATVETDVYAFGVLVLEVVCGKRPWNVYAQDDYENSIVYRVWDLYGKGKVVGAVDGRLKKEEIMEEEVDCVLVLGLACCHPNPHKRLSMRTVLQVLNGEAPPPEVPKERPVFMWPAIPPSFKDAEDSSLIQGTLTPFTEIIGR from the coding sequence ATGATTTATATAAACAAAGGAATGATGCatcataaacatttaaaacTCAGAATAGGCCTTCAAAAATCAAGCCACTCTTTGCCATTTCAAAACGGAAATATGCAGATCCCTTGGATAGTCAAATATCACTATGCAGCTACGCTCTTCTTCGTTACCGTTGCTCTTACCAAAGTTACCTGTTTTCAGTTCAACTTCCCTTCCTTCCCAGATGACTCTAATCTATTGCTGCTCGGGAGTTCAAGAATATTCTTAGATGCCATCCAAGTAACCCTTGATAGTCGTGGTACTATAGAGAATTATTCTGGACGTGCTCTCTACAGAAAGCCATACCAACTTTGGAACCAAAATCAAATAGCTTCCTTCAACACCACTTTTGTGCTCCGAATCACTCCGGAAACTACTCCTGGTGGTGAAGGCTTGGCCTTTATCTTAACTTCAGATAGGACTGTCCCAGAAAACAGTGATGGACAATGGATTGGTATTGTAAATGCTACTTCCAATGGAACTTCACAGCCTGGTATTCTAGCAGTGGAATTTGACACAAGACACAATTTCAAAGAAGATGGCCCTGACAATCACGTTGGCATCAACATAAACAGCATCAACTCCATTCAACAGGTTTCGTTAATAAATACTCGGCTCAGTCTATCTTCAGGCCAAGATGTCAAATTTCACATTCAGTACATCAATGACACAATATCAGTTTTTTGTGCCATGAGTGGAACTTCTGAAGAATCTATGGAGACCCTATTGGTATCTCCACCTCTTAATTTGTCTTCCTTTCTTCAAAAGGAGGTTTACATTGGCTTCTCCGCCTCAACAAGTAACTACACGGAGAGGAACTGTGTCAGATCGTGGGAATTCAGCGGGGATGATATTAGGGATGATGACAAAAGTCTCTTGTGGGTTTATGTTGCCGTTCCAATCGTGATTGTTTCAATTATCATTGGTGGGTTGGCGATCTTTTTCTTGCGCTGGCAAAAGACTCGCCATATGGAGGGGCCAGAAGATGCATATCCAAGGATAGAGGATCAGATTAAATATTCCTCTATGGCTCCGAAGAAGTTTAGGCTAAGGGAACTAACGAAGGCAACTGGTGGATTCAGCCTTCAAAACAAGCTTGGACAAGGCGGGTTTGGAACTGTGTATAAGGGGCTACTGGAAAATAAGGAGGTAGCTGTAAAGAGAGTTTCCAAGAACTCACGCCAAGGGAAGCAAGAGTTTTTGGCAGAAGTGACAACAATCGGAAGCCTTCACCATAGAAATTTGGTGAAACTCACTGGTTGGTGCTATGAGAATAGAGAGCTTCTCCTTGTGTACGAGTTCATGCCTAATGGAAGCCTAGACAAGTACCTCTTTNGTGACAAAGNTTGTGGTNATAATTATGACTTTGAAGGAGGGTATNCTATAACGTTGGACTGGGAAACTAGGNNAAGAGTGATTCATGGGGTNGCTCAAGCACTTGACTACCTTCACGATGGNTGNGAGAGGAGNGTTCTCCACAGAGANATCAAGGCCAGCAACATAATGCTNGACTCAGATTACAATGCCAAGCTGGGAGANTTTGGATTGGCTAGAACAATTCAGAAGAGAAATGAAACGCATCACTCTACAAAAGAGATTGCAGGCACACCCGGGTACATGGCCCCAGAAACCTTCCTGACTGGGAGGGCAACGGTGGAGACAGATGTGTATGCATTTGGGGTTCTTGTGTTGGAAGTAGTGTGTGGAAAGAGGCCATGGAATGTGTATGCACAAGATGACTACGAGAACAGCATTGTGTATCGGGTATGGGATTTGTATGGGAAGGGAAAAGTAGTTGGTGCTGTTGATGGAAGGTTGAAGAAGGAGGAGATTATGGAGGAAGAAGTGGACTGCGTTCTTGTTCTTGGCTTGGCTTGTTGCCATCCAAATCCACACAAAAGACTATCCATGAGAACAGTTCTTCAGGTTCTGAATGGAGAAGCACCTCCACCTGAAGTGCCTAAGGAAAGACCAGTTTTTATGTGGCCTGCTATCCCTCCATCCTTTAAAGATGCTGAAGATAGCTCCCTCATCCAGGGAACACTCACTCCTTTCACTGAAATCATTGGAAGATGA
- the LOC106770059 gene encoding probable L-type lectin-domain containing receptor kinase S.5: MQIPWIVNYQYAATLFFVTIALTKVTCLKFNFPSFPDDSNLWVSKNSSIFLDAIQVSPDIRGPIDHYSGRVFYIDPYLLWKEKNNRNQIASFNTTFVLNITPETTPGGEGLAFILTSDRTVPESSDGQWLGIVNATSNGTSQPGILAVEFDTRHSFTEDGPDNHVGININSINSIQQVSLINSRLNLSSGQDVKIHIQYINDTISVFGAMSGTSEESMETLLVSEPLNLSSFLQKEVYIGFSASTSNYTQRNCVRSWEFSGDDIRDDDNSLLWVYVAVPIVIVLIIIGGLVIFFLRWQKIRHMEGPEDAYPRIEDQIKYSSMAPKKFRLRELTKATGGFSLQNKLGQGGFGTVYKGLLENKEVAVKRVSKNSRQGKQEFVAEVTTIGSLHHRNLVKLTGWCYENRELLLVYEFMPNGSLDKYLFXDKXCGXNYDFEGGYXITLDWETRXRVIHGVAQALDYLHDGXERXVLHRXIKASNIMLDSDYNAKLGXFGLARTIQKRNETHHSTKEIAGTPGYMAPETFLTGRATVETDVYAFGVLVLEVVCGKRPGNVYSQDDYKNSIVYWVWDLYGKGKVVGAVDGRLKKEEIIEEEVDCVLVLGLACCHPNPHKRPSMRTVLQVLNGEAAPPEVPKERPVFMWPAMPPSFKEAEDSSLIQGTLTPFTEITGR, encoded by the coding sequence ATGCAAATCCCATGGATAGTCAATTATCAATATGCAGCAACACTTTTCTTCGTTACCATTGCTCTTACCAAAGTTACCTGTCTTAAGTTCAACTTCCCTTCCTTCCCAGATGATTCTAATCTATGGGTGAGCAAGAATTCAAGTATATTCCTAGATGCCATCCAAGTGTCACCTGATATTCGTGGTCCCATAGATCATTATTCTGGACGTGTTTTCTACATAGACCCATACCTGCTTTGGAAAGAGAAGAATAACCGAAACCAAATAGCTTCCTTCAACACCACTTTTGTGCTCAACATAACTCCGGAAACTACCCCTGGTGGTGAAGGCTTGGCCTTTATCTTAACTTCAGATAGGACTGTCCCAGAAAGCAGTGATGGACAATGGCTTGGTATTGTAAATGCTACTTCCAATGGAACTTCACAGCCTGGTATTCTAGCAGTTGAATTTGACACAAGACACAGTTTCACTGAAGATGGCCCCGACAATCACGTTGGCATCAATATAAACAGCATCAACTCCATCCAACAGGTTTCGTTAATAAACTCTCGGCTCAATCTATCTTCAGGTCAAGATGTCAAAATTCACATTCAGTACATCAATGACACAATATCAGTTTTTGGTGCCATGAGTGGAACTTCTGAAGAATCCATGGAGACCCTCTTGGTGTCTGAGCCTCTTAATTTATCTTCCTTTCTTCAAAAAGAGGTTTACATTGGCTTCTCCGCCTCAACAAGTAACTACACGCAGCGGAACTGTGTAAGATCGTGGGAATTCAGCGGGGATGATATTAGAGATGATGACAACAGTCTCTTGTGGGTTTATGTTGCCGTTCCAATCGTGATTGTTTTAATTATCATTGGTGGGTTGGTGATCTTTTTCTTGCGCTGGCAAAAGATTCGCCATATGGAGGGGCCAGAAGATGCATATCCAAGGATAGAGGACCAGATTAAATATTCCTCTATGGCTCCGAAGAAGTTTAGGCTAAGGGAACTAACGAAAGCAACTGGTGGATTCAGCCTTCAAAACAAGCTAGGACAAGGTGGGTTTGGAACTGTGTATAAGGGACTACTGGAAAATAAGGAGGTAGCTGTAAAGAGAGTTTCCAAGAACTCACGCCAAGGGAAGCAAGAGTTTGTGGCAGAAGTGACAACAATCGGAAGCCTTCACCATAGAAATTTGGTGAAACTCACTGGTTGGTGCTATGAGAATAGAGAGCTTCTCCTTGTGTACGAGTTCATGCCTAATGGAAGCCTAGACAAGTACCTCTTTNGTGACAAAGNTTGTGGTNATAATTATGACTTTGAAGGAGGGTATNCTATAACGTTGGACTGGGAAACTAGGNNAAGAGTGATTCATGGGGTNGCTCAAGCACTTGACTACCTTCACGATGGNTGNGAGAGGAGNGTTCTCCACAGAGANATCAAGGCCAGCAACATAATGCTNGACTCAGATTACAATGCCAAGCTGGGAGANTTTGGATTGGCTAGAACAATTCAGAAGAGAAATGAAACGCATCACTCTACAAAAGAGATTGCAGGCACACCCGGGTACATGGCCCCAGAAACCTTCCTGACTGGGAGGGCAACGGTGGAGACAGATGTGTATGCATTTGGGGTTCTTGTGTTGGAAGTAGTGTGTGGAAAGAGGCCAGGGAATGTGTATTCACAGGATGACTACAAGAACAGCATTGTGTATTGGGTATGGGATTTGTATGGGAAGGGAAAAGTAGTTGGTGCTGTTGATGGAAGGTTGAAGAAGGAGGAGATTATTGAGGAAGAAGTGGACTGCGTTCTTGTTCTTGGCTTGGCTTGTTGCCATCCAAATCCACACAAAAGACCATCGATGAGAACAGTTCTTCAGGTTCTGAATGGGGAAGCAGCTCCACCTGAAGTGCCTAAGGAAAGACCAGTTTTTATGTGGCCTGCTATGCCTCCATCTTTCAAAGAAGCTGAAGATAGCTCGCTCATCCAGGGAACTCTCACTCCTTTCACTGAGATCACTGGAAGATGA